A genomic segment from Tachysurus fulvidraco isolate hzauxx_2018 chromosome 21, HZAU_PFXX_2.0, whole genome shotgun sequence encodes:
- the cnot6a gene encoding CCR4-NOT transcription complex subunit 6a isoform X1, whose protein sequence is MPKEKYDPPDPRRMYTIMSSEEAASGKKSYWAELEISGKVRSLSTALWSLTHLTALHISDNSLSRIPPDIAKLQNLVYLDLSSNKIRSLPAELGNMVSLRELLLNNNQLRVLPFELGKLFQLQTLGLKGNPLAQDIMNLYLEPDGTRRLLNYLLDNLAGTKRVSSEQTPPRSWVHLKEPDRTRPTALFSVMCYNVLCDKYATRQLYGYCPSWALNWEYRKKSIMQEILSCSADIISLQEVETEQYYNFFLVELKEHGYEGFFSPKSRARTMSESDRKHVDGCAIFYKTDKFSLVQKHTVEFNQLAMANSEGSEVMLNRVMTKDNIGVAVLLELRKEMIEQSAGKHLPSMEKQLLLMANAHMHWDPEYSDVKLVQTMMFLSEVKNIVDKATRSLKLSSVSGETNAIPLVLCADLNSLPDSGVVEYLSTGGVDGTHKDFKELRYIDCLTNFNCNGKNGTSSSRITHGFKLKSAYENGLMPYTNYTFDFKGVIDYIFYSQPLLNVLGVLGPLDPHWLHENNVTGCPHPSIPSDHFSLFAQLELLLPFSSLVNGLHVPGCR, encoded by the exons ATGCCCAAGGAAAAATATGATCCGCCAGATCCAAGGCGGATGTACACTATAATGTCAAGTGAGGAGGCAGCTAGTGGGAAGAAGTCATACTGGGCCGAACTGGAGATCAGTG GCAAAGTGAGGAGCCTGAGCACAGCATTGTGGTCTCTTACCCATCTGACTGCTTTGCACATCAGCGACAACTCGCTCTCGCGTATCCCTCCGGACATTGCCAAACTACAAAACCTGGTGTACTTGGACCTCTCCTCCAATAAGATCAGGAGCTTGCCCGCCGAGCTAGGCAACATGGTATCTCTCAG ggaacTGCTTTTAAATAACAACCAGTTGCGAGTCCTGCCTTTTGAGCTTGGAAAATTGTTTCAGTTACAAACCTTGGGGTTAAAAG GAAACCCACTTGCACAAGACATCATGAACCTCTACCTGGAACCCGATGGGACACGCCGGCTCCTGAACTACCTGCTGGACAATCTTGCAGGCACCAAACGCG TCTCCTCAGAACAGACCCCTCCTCGCTCGTGGGTACATCTTAAGGAACCGGACAGGACACGACCGACAG CCTTGTTCTCTGTGATGTGCTACAACGTACTGTGTGATAAGTACGCCACACGTCAGCTCTATGGTTACTGCCCTTCCTGGGCCCTCAACTGGGAGTACAGGAAAAAGTCCATCATGCAGGAGATCCTCAGTTGCAGTGCAGATATCATCAGCCtacag GAAGTGGAGACGGAGCAGTACTACAACTTTTTCCTGGTGGAGCTCAAGGAGCACGGGTACGAGGGTTTCTTCAGCCCCAAGTCTCGTGCCAGGACCATGTCGGAGTCTGACCGCAAACACGTAGACGGTTGTGCCATCTTCTATAAGACCGACAA GTTCAGCCTTgtgcagaaacacacagtggAGTTTAATCAGCTGGCCATGGCTAACTCCGAGGGCTCAGAGGTCATGTTGAACAGGGTGATGACCAAGGACAACATTGGTGTCGCTGTGCTCCTGGAGCTACGCAAAGAGATGATTGAGCAATCTG CAGGGAAGCACTTGCCTAGTATGGAGAAGCAGCTACTGTTGATGGCTAACGCTCACATGCACTGGGACCCGGAGTACTCGGACGTAAAGCTCGTCCAGACCATGATGTTCCTGTCAGAAGTGAAGAACATTGTGGACAAGGCCACGCGCAGCCTCAAGCTCTCTTCTGTGTCTGGGGAGACCAACGCCATCCCTCTTGTCTTGTGTGCTGACCTCAACTCACTGCCTGATTCAG GTGTGGTGGAGTACCTGAGCACAGGCGGTGTGGACGGCACCCATAAAGACTTCAAGGAGCTGCGCTACATCGACTGCCTGACCAACTTTAACTGTAACGGCAAGAACGGCACATCCAGCAGCAGGATCACACACGGCTTCAAGCTAAAGAGTGCCTACGAGAACGGCCTGATGCCTTATACCAACTACACCTTCGACTTCAAG GGTGTGATTGACTACATCTTTTACTCTCAGCCTCTGCTGAACGTGCTGGGAGTGCTCGGCCCACTGGACCCCCATTGGCTCCACGAGAACAATGTCACTGGCTGCCCGCACCCCAGCATCCCCTCCGACCACTTCTCCCTGTTTGCACAACTTGAGCTGCTCCTGCCCTTCTCGTCTTTGGTCAACGGTCTCCACGTGCCTGGCTGCAGGTAG
- the cnot6a gene encoding CCR4-NOT transcription complex subunit 6a isoform X2: MVSLRELLLNNNQLRVLPFELGKLFQLQTLGLKGNPLAQDIMNLYLEPDGTRRLLNYLLDNLAGTKRVSSEQTPPRSWVHLKEPDRTRPTALFSVMCYNVLCDKYATRQLYGYCPSWALNWEYRKKSIMQEILSCSADIISLQEVETEQYYNFFLVELKEHGYEGFFSPKSRARTMSESDRKHVDGCAIFYKTDKFSLVQKHTVEFNQLAMANSEGSEVMLNRVMTKDNIGVAVLLELRKEMIEQSAGKHLPSMEKQLLLMANAHMHWDPEYSDVKLVQTMMFLSEVKNIVDKATRSLKLSSVSGETNAIPLVLCADLNSLPDSGVVEYLSTGGVDGTHKDFKELRYIDCLTNFNCNGKNGTSSSRITHGFKLKSAYENGLMPYTNYTFDFKGVIDYIFYSQPLLNVLGVLGPLDPHWLHENNVTGCPHPSIPSDHFSLFAQLELLLPFSSLVNGLHVPGCR; the protein is encoded by the exons ATGGTATCTCTCAG ggaacTGCTTTTAAATAACAACCAGTTGCGAGTCCTGCCTTTTGAGCTTGGAAAATTGTTTCAGTTACAAACCTTGGGGTTAAAAG GAAACCCACTTGCACAAGACATCATGAACCTCTACCTGGAACCCGATGGGACACGCCGGCTCCTGAACTACCTGCTGGACAATCTTGCAGGCACCAAACGCG TCTCCTCAGAACAGACCCCTCCTCGCTCGTGGGTACATCTTAAGGAACCGGACAGGACACGACCGACAG CCTTGTTCTCTGTGATGTGCTACAACGTACTGTGTGATAAGTACGCCACACGTCAGCTCTATGGTTACTGCCCTTCCTGGGCCCTCAACTGGGAGTACAGGAAAAAGTCCATCATGCAGGAGATCCTCAGTTGCAGTGCAGATATCATCAGCCtacag GAAGTGGAGACGGAGCAGTACTACAACTTTTTCCTGGTGGAGCTCAAGGAGCACGGGTACGAGGGTTTCTTCAGCCCCAAGTCTCGTGCCAGGACCATGTCGGAGTCTGACCGCAAACACGTAGACGGTTGTGCCATCTTCTATAAGACCGACAA GTTCAGCCTTgtgcagaaacacacagtggAGTTTAATCAGCTGGCCATGGCTAACTCCGAGGGCTCAGAGGTCATGTTGAACAGGGTGATGACCAAGGACAACATTGGTGTCGCTGTGCTCCTGGAGCTACGCAAAGAGATGATTGAGCAATCTG CAGGGAAGCACTTGCCTAGTATGGAGAAGCAGCTACTGTTGATGGCTAACGCTCACATGCACTGGGACCCGGAGTACTCGGACGTAAAGCTCGTCCAGACCATGATGTTCCTGTCAGAAGTGAAGAACATTGTGGACAAGGCCACGCGCAGCCTCAAGCTCTCTTCTGTGTCTGGGGAGACCAACGCCATCCCTCTTGTCTTGTGTGCTGACCTCAACTCACTGCCTGATTCAG GTGTGGTGGAGTACCTGAGCACAGGCGGTGTGGACGGCACCCATAAAGACTTCAAGGAGCTGCGCTACATCGACTGCCTGACCAACTTTAACTGTAACGGCAAGAACGGCACATCCAGCAGCAGGATCACACACGGCTTCAAGCTAAAGAGTGCCTACGAGAACGGCCTGATGCCTTATACCAACTACACCTTCGACTTCAAG GGTGTGATTGACTACATCTTTTACTCTCAGCCTCTGCTGAACGTGCTGGGAGTGCTCGGCCCACTGGACCCCCATTGGCTCCACGAGAACAATGTCACTGGCTGCCCGCACCCCAGCATCCCCTCCGACCACTTCTCCCTGTTTGCACAACTTGAGCTGCTCCTGCCCTTCTCGTCTTTGGTCAACGGTCTCCACGTGCCTGGCTGCAGGTAG